One part of the Deltaproteobacteria bacterium genome encodes these proteins:
- a CDS encoding TolC family protein — translation REAAELELARAHSEASLAVAIARERLAEAEHGLTIVREQILPAARDQFDAASAALAAGRGEFGDAIEAERAWYEAELEAAEALVALSRSAAELNRALGKSGAEDVQ, via the coding sequence GCGCGAAGCGGCGGAGCTCGAGCTCGCGCGCGCGCACAGCGAGGCCTCGCTCGCGGTCGCGATCGCGCGCGAGCGCCTCGCCGAGGCGGAGCACGGCCTCACGATCGTGCGCGAGCAGATCCTCCCCGCGGCGCGCGATCAGTTCGACGCCGCGAGCGCGGCGCTGGCCGCGGGCCGCGGCGAGTTCGGCGACGCGATCGAAGCCGAGCGCGCGTGGTACGAGGCAGAGCTCGAAGCCGCGGAAGCGCTCGTCGCGCTGAGCCGCAGCGCGGCAGAGCTGAATCGCGCGCTCGGGAAGAGCGGCGCGGAGGACGTGCAATGA